One window of the Bos indicus isolate NIAB-ARS_2022 breed Sahiwal x Tharparkar chromosome 15, NIAB-ARS_B.indTharparkar_mat_pri_1.0, whole genome shotgun sequence genome contains the following:
- the OVCH2 gene encoding ovochymase-2, protein MHISKRKLILLFGIIFLEQSKSATLSLPKVSTCGQSPVKSQPLNYLNIFSRIVGGRQVAKGSYPWQVSLKQRQKHVCGGTIISPQWVITAAHCVANRNTVSTFNVTAGEYDLRYVEPGEQTLTIETIIIHPHFSTKKPMDYDIALLKMAGAFRFDQFVGPMCLPEPGERFKPGFICTTAGWGRLSENGISPQVLQEVNLPILTQDECITALLTLEKPISGRTFLCTGFPDGGRDACQGDSGGSLMCRNKKGTWTMAGVTSWGLGCGRGWKNNLQKDDQGSPGIFTDLTKVLSWIHKHIRIGKQRKSSRATCSEQDRVVRALEGDLHFPESPFLYYESKQQCAWTLLVPEEMHVLLSFSHFDAESCDHNYLSIYSLEDTLIAKFCGERLASSVLVGSNAIRLSFISDNTDNAVGFNLTYKAVKPNYLPDSGCDSLTILFEEGLIQSPHYPEDYSNMASCNWVFQAPKHYLVKLSFQDLKIEENGDCTSDYVSVHRDVERKKEIARLCGFAVPTPVVSVTRVMSISFQSNENANFRGFQATVSFIHETDFNISGLENESVFLETWNVPPERIQ, encoded by the exons TTTCCACTTGTGGGCAGAGTCCAGTGAAGTCACAGCCTTTGAATTACCTGAACATTTTCAGTCGCATCGTTGGGGGAAGGCAAGTGGCAAAGGGTTCCTACCCTTGGCAG GTGTCTCTGAAACAAAGGCAGAAGCATGTCTGTGGTGGGACCATCATCTCTCCACAGTGGGTGATCACGGCTGCTCACTGCGTTGCAAACAG AAATACTGTATCAACTTTCAATGTTACTGCTGGTGAATATGACTTGAGATATGTGGAGCCAGGAGAGCAAACCCTCACCATTGAGACCATCATCATACACCCACACTTCTCTACCAAGAAACCAATGGATTATGATATCGCTCTTTTGAAGATGGCTGGAGCTTTCCGTTTTG ATCAGTTTGTGGGGCCCATGTGTCTTCCAGAGCCAGGGGAACGATTTAAGCCTGGATTCATTTGTACAACCGCAGGCTGGGGCCGCTTGAGTGAAA ATGGCATCTCTCCGCAAGTCTTGCAGGAAGTGAACCTGCCCATTTTGACCCAGGATGAGTGTATTACAGCTCTGTTGACCCTAGAGAAACCCATCAGTGGGCGGACCTTTCTCtgcacaggcttcccagatggaggAAGAGATGCATGTCAG GGAGACTCGGGAGGTTCCCTCATGTGCCGGAATAAGAAAGGGACTTGGACTATGGCTGGTGTGACTTCCTGGGGTTTGGGCTGTGGTCGAGGCTGGAAAAACAATCTGCAGAAAGATGATCAAGGATCCCCTGGGATCTTCACAGATCTTACTAAAGTGCTTTCGTGGATCCACAAACACATCCGAATTG ggaagcagagaaagagCTCCAGAG CCACGTGCAGTGAGCAGGACCGCGTGGTCAGAGCATTGGAGGGGGACCTGCACTTCCCAGAAAGTCCCTTCCTATATTATGAGAGCAAGCA ACAGTGTGCCTGGACCCTGTTGGTACCAGAGGAAATGCATGTGCTCCTCAGTTTTTCCCACTTTGATGCAGAGTCTTGTGACCATAATTACCTGTCAATATATTCTTTAGAAGACACACTTATTG CGAAATTCTGTGGAGAGAGACTGGCTTCATCAGTTCTTGTTGGCTCCAACGCTATAAGGCTGAGCTTCATCTCTGATAACACAGATAATGCCGTTGGGTTCAATCTCACCTATAAAGCTGTTAAACCAAACTACCTTCCTG ATTCTGGCTGTGACTCCTTAACGATCCTGTTTGAAGAAGGCCTCATACAGAGTCCTCACTATCCTGAAGACTACAGCAACATGGCCAGCTGCAACTGGGTCTTTCAAGCCCCCAAACATTATCTAGTTAAG CTTTCATTTCAGGacctaaaaatagaagaaaatggagaCTGCACTTCCGACTATGTGAGCGTGCACAGGGAtgtagaaaggaagaaagaaatag CTCGGCTGTGTGGCTTTGCTGTCCCCACCCCCGTGGTGAGCGTCACCAGGGTAATGTCCATCAGCTTCCAGTCCAATGAAAACGCGAACTTCAGAGGCTTCCAGGCTACAGTTTCCTTCATTCATGAAACAG ATTTCAACATCTCTGGATTAGAGAATGAATCCGTGTTTCTGGAGACATGGAATGTACCACCTGAAAGAATCCAGTGA